The nucleotide sequence TGTAGGTACTTCTTCTAGCTTTACTTATTTAACTGAACCTGATCTGCACTTCGAATCACTAATTCATACGGTACGTCTTTTAATATTTTTTCTACTTCTTCTGTATGGAAAAATTCCATCACATGCGACTCAATCCTTTCCACCACTTCATCGGCTTGTGGATCCTTGCTGTCTAGTGTTGTTTTTACCACAATCTGTAATGGAGGGGGATGAAACGAGTAGGCCATTCCTTTTGTATGAAATTCTTTTTTCGCTCGAAGTCCTTCATGTAGTGTGTTAATAATTGTGGTAACTTTCATTTCCAATTCCTGTTGTTTTAGATTAACGAGTTGGACTTTGTAGAAAAACGTACCAAGCCCTAATGGTTCTACTACTTCCTTCATCATTTGCTTCAATTCGTCTACATTTTTAGTTGTGTCAGGAACTGCTATTTCAACCTTATGATCCTTTTGATTGTGAGTCACTCCCATAGTTAATAGGTTAACATCCGTTTCTTTCATCTTTTCGGATACGGCATCCATTATTTGCTTCGCTTCTTTTGCGTATTGCTCAGACTCCTCACTCATCCTAAATTCTCTTTCTTCATATTTTTCTACTACAACTGAAAATGCATCATAGTCTTCATCTAATAAAATCTCTTCTGTTTTCGCTTCAATAGACTGCCTCACTTCTTGAACATCTTGTTCCGATCCATTGACTTGAACATACATGATCTTGTCTGGATATGAAGATTCTTCTACCTCTTCTATGTCATAGCCTTGTCCCTTCAGCTCTTTTTCGATAAGAAGTGTAATGGGTTCGTTATGAAAAAACTGTTTTAAAAATGGGACATCCGCTAATACGTTTGTCACTGTGGGTGATAATAAGGAACTTGCTACAAGTAAGATTATAATGGCAGAAGCTAGGATAGATTTTCGGGTATAAAACGGCTTTTTCATTTCCTTTCTTGCCTGCAAGACCCCTTTTCTTGAATAATCAGAGAGTTCGTCAGGTATCTCTATTCGCTCTATTTCCTTTTCCAGACTATTATTCATATAAATCCTCCCTTCTTACTTGTTTCCGACACTTCTCTAAGGCTCGATATAAGATGGACTTCACCGTACCTAATGGCAAGTTTTCTAGCTCTGCTATTTCCTTAAAGCTATATCCGCCATAGTATTTGAACAAGATAATGGTTTTCTCTGTCTCATTTAACTTGTGCAACAAATCCTGTAAGGAAAGGGATAACGTAAGGTCCACGTCTTCTTTTTGTGGGATGTCTGTTGAATCTCGATAGAGTGGGACTATATTTTTGTTTTTTCGTATGAGATCTATGGAGTTTCT is from Radiobacillus kanasensis and encodes:
- a CDS encoding DUF4030 domain-containing protein, whose protein sequence is MNNSLEKEIERIEIPDELSDYSRKGVLQARKEMKKPFYTRKSILASAIIILLVASSLLSPTVTNVLADVPFLKQFFHNEPITLLIEKELKGQGYDIEEVEESSYPDKIMYVQVNGSEQDVQEVRQSIEAKTEEILLDEDYDAFSVVVEKYEEREFRMSEESEQYAKEAKQIMDAVSEKMKETDVNLLTMGVTHNQKDHKVEIAVPDTTKNVDELKQMMKEVVEPLGLGTFFYKVQLVNLKQQELEMKVTTIINTLHEGLRAKKEFHTKGMAYSFHPPPLQIVVKTTLDSKDPQADEVVERIESHVMEFFHTEEVEKILKDVPYELVIRSADQVQLNK
- a CDS encoding RNA polymerase sigma factor, with product MIDKLLKKAKKGNDKAFLKLFQKYEKDIYRVAYVYVKNSNDALDVVQETAYKAFKNIHTLQEEKYTKSWLIKISIRNSIDLIRKNKNIVPLYRDSTDIPQKEDVDLTLSLSLQDLLHKLNETEKTIILFKYYGGYSFKEIAELENLPLGTVKSILYRALEKCRKQVRREDLYE